The stretch of DNA GCAGAACATACAGGGATTTAATACAGACGGACGCCGCCATAAACCGGGGCAACTCCGGCGGCCCGCTGTGCGATATTTACGGCGAAGTCATAGGTGTCAATACCGCCATATACGCGCCCACGGGAGTTTTTTCCGGCATAGGTTTTGCCGTGCCGATAAACAGGGCGAAAGCCATTCTTGATGAACTCATAAAAACCGGCAAGGTCACCCGCGGATGGCTCGGCGTTGAAATCCGTGCCGTCGACGCGGCCATAGAAAAAAACTTCAAGTTATCGTCGCGCGACGGAGCGTTTGTGGCCAACGTGCTCGACGGTTCTCCCGCCGCCGCGTCGGGTCTCAAGCGCGGCGACGTCATAGTGGACTTCGACGGCAAAAAAGTCAAAATTCCCATGGATTTGCAGGATGCCGTTTCGGCGTCGGCGCCGTCCAAAAAAGTTGCGGTTGCCGTAGTGCGCGACGGCAAACGGCTCAATCTTAATGTCGTTCTTGCCGCCATGCCCGACGAACCTTCGGCGGCGGTGTCTTCCCCGTCCGACGCTCCCGCCGCATCGTCCTACAAGTGGGAGGGGATGTCCGTGTCCGACATTACCGACGCCCTGCGGGCGGAGTTCGCCGTCGCCTCCGACGTCAAAGGCGTGATAGTCGTGGACGTCGAGGACTATTCCGCCGCCGATCGCGTAGGTATAGCGGCCGGCGACGTCGTTAAATCGCTTAACAATACCGGCATATCTTCCGTGGCTGATTTCAAAAAGGTCTCGGCGCGGGCCGATATTGCCAAGGGCGTGGTCTTCGATGTTTCCAGAGCCGGAAGATCCATTTATCTTACTTACTCCGAGGAATAGTCAATTTTGCTTTCGCGATTTTTATGAATCTGAAAAAAACGCATAACGGCGACAGGCCGACTGTCTTAATCGTCGACGACGACCGCGATTTCGCCGAAGCCGCCGCCGCTCTGATAGAAGACCTTGCCGACGTCGCCGTGGCCAACGACGGCACCGGCGCTTTGAGAATGGCCAAAACTCTGCGGCCCGCGGTGGTTGTCCTCGACGTCAATTTGCCCGACATAAACGGGTTCAGAATTTGCCGCGGGTTGAGGGATTCGTCGGACTTTTCCGGCAAGATAATAATGCTTACGGTGCGCTCGGCCTCGGGCGACCTTAAATTGGGAGTCGGAGCCGGGGCCGACGAATACGTGCAGAAACCGATTTCCAACGAGGAGTTTGTGGTTAAAGTCAGCAATATGCTTGAACGGTACCGAACGGAGACAAAATGACAAACGCCAAAATATTTATAGCCGACGACGACGCCGAAATACTTGATTTACTGATTTATACGCTTGAGTCCGAACATTACACGGTGGTAACCGCCTCCGACGGAGACACCGCCCTGCGAAAGATTGTTGAAGAAAAGCCGGACCTTATAATCCTGGATGTCAACATGCCCGGAATGTCGGGCTTTGAGGTTTGCCAGAAGGTCCGCGAAAACTCCGACATCTGTCTTACTCCGGTAATAATATTGAGTTCTCTGGCCAAAACCAAGGATAGAATCACCGGAATTAAACTCGGCGCCGACGAGTATCTCACCAAGCCGTTCGAGCCGTTTGAGCTTGCCGCCCGCGTCGAAGGTCTGCTCAAAAGAGCCCGGGAATCCCTGGCGGCAAGTCCTCTGACCGGCCTGCCCGGCAATGTGTCCATTGAGACGGAAATAAAAAACCGTCTCGCCGGCGCGGAGGAGTTTTGCGTGATATATTCCGACCTCGACCACTTCAAATCGTACAACGACCGCTACGGATTCGACAGGGGCGACGCCGTAATCAAACTTGTTTCCACGATATTTCGCACCGCCGTGGCGGAAGAGGGAAACTCCAAGGATTTCATAGGACACATAGGCGGAGATGATTTTGTCGTCGTAACCACTCCCGACAAGTGCCGGGGTATCGCCCAGAAAATCGCGGCCGTTTTCGGCGCTTTAATCATCAACCAATACGATACGGATGCCAGAAAAAACGGTTTTGTGTCGGGCAAAGACCGAGCCGGCGCGCCGGCTCAATTTCCTATTATGACTATTTCCACCGGATGCGCCAAAGTTGTTCCCGGAAAATTTCCGCATTATTCGCTGGTCGTGGAAAAAGCGCGCGAACTTCTTAAAACGGCCAAGACGCAAACGGGGAATTCGTTGGTCTGCGAGTAAGAAAGGCGCGGGTGTGCGCTAAAAATCCCCCTCTTTCCCCCTTTTACAAAGGGGGATGAAAGGGGGATTTCTACATTCGGGAAGAACGGGGGATTGTTTCTATTTGCGGATGGATACTGATATATACTGCGATGCTACGGCCTCACTATAATAAGTATAACTCCGACAATAACCGAAATCGTCAATATTGCTATCGGGAGCGTCACCGTAGAAGCGGCCTTCTGTCCCACGGCGGTAAGCGGTTTGAATACACGTTTGGCGGCCGTTCCTTTTTTTACCTTCATTACGGTTCTTTCCGCGGAAGTTGCGTTGCCAGTCGCGTCGGCTACGGATATTTTGATTTTTACCACGCCTTCTTTGGCGAGAATGGCGTAGAGAAATTTGCCGTCGGCCTCCACGTTTGTGGGAACATCGTTTACCGTAAGAGCGACCCCCGCCTCGGTTTTTCCTTCCACGTATACAAACTCGGTATCGTATTCCGCCCCGTCCTCGGGCGAATATACTTCCAGCGGCGGCGGTGTGACGTCGACCGTAAACGCGCGCGGTTCCGAATATCTGCCCTCAAATCCCAGTTGATCTATATACGACACGCGCCAGTAGTACAGCCCGTCGGGAAGACCCAGACGGGTAAAGTCCAGCGAAATTTTAGACGTTAAATCTTTTGTTTCTTCGTGGGATATACTTACAAATGCCTGTGACGTGGATACCTGCAGACGGTATTTTTTTACGGCGCTGCCGAGAATCCTTCCCGCGCTTTTTTGTTCTTCGCCCTCGCCGGATGTTTTTTCCATGCGTGCGCCCGATTGATGTTGCCTGCCCCCGGGAGATGGCATATATCCCGCATCCGGCACGGCTATCGATATTTCGAGTTTGCCGTCCCGTGACGCCTGCGCCTTGGCGTCGCGGGCGTCAATTTTTAAATCCGGCATATCGGGAAGACGCAGCGGCGCCGACGGGCTGTCGCGAAATTTCACTTCGGTCCCGAAACCTTCGCTTACCGTAACTGTTTTGCCCTGTGCGGTAACGTCAATGACACCCTTGTAAACTTCCACCAGCGTGGTTTTGTCGGCCTTGATTTTAGTTTTAAAGTCGGGCGCTTCGCTTTTTGCGGTTATCTGCGGTTTCACCACGGTTTCCGCGGTTATTATCTTGGTTTTTGAAGACCGCACCTCGCCGGCCAGGAGTTCGGCCTGATCTTCCATCTTTTCCGGCTTTACGATAAGCAGCGAATTTTCAAAAAGCCGCAGTACTTCGCCCGACGGCAATTTTACCTGCGCCTGGGATTTTTCCAGTGTGCGCACGCCGTCGTCTTCATAAAGTTCCATGTTGGTCCACGCGCGTTTCCACTCGGCTTCCTGCCTTCTTCTGAAACGGACGTCTTGCAGAATATACACCAGATGGGCCGCCCTTAAATGTTCTTTGATCAGATAAATGGGCACCTGTATCCGCATTCCGGGCAGGACTATGTTGGGGTCGTTGGACAATCTGGGATTATGTTTCAGAATATCGGGCCAGCGGCGGGGGTCTTTAAGATAAAAATTGGAGATGCTCCAGAGGGTGTCGCCCTCTTTTACGGTTATTTCCTGCAAAACTTCCGCGGAATGAGAGGGCGGCGCGCATAGCGCAAAGTAAAAAACAGCCAGAAAAACGGATAATCTGCGGGCGGTAGTCAAGTTTAGTTTTTTCGCGTCAGGCATAATTATTAAATCCCCCTTCATCCCCCTTTGAAAAAGGGGGAAAGAGGGGGATTTTTCCGTTTGAGTTTTTCACGATAGGGAGTGTAAATATGAATTTGGAGCCCTCGCCCAGCTTTGATTCCGCCCATATCTTGCCGCCGTGCGCTTCTACTATGTGCTTGCATATCGTAAGTCCCAGACCCGTTCCGCCCCTTTTCTGGCCGGCCACCTGTTGAAACTTATCGAATATTTTTTCCACGTAATCCGGAGGTATGCCTTCGCCGGTATCGATAATGGATACGCGGGCAAGTTGGACTTCGCCGTTTTCCGTTTGCGCGGCCGTTTGTTCCAGTTTAATCGTAATGCCGCCGCCGTCGGGAGTGAATTTTACCGCATTGGATATCAGATTGATGAAAACCCGCTCCAGCATGGCTGAGTCCATCTTGAATCTCAGTTCTTCCATACCCGCCGACGGCGCGATGGCGAAATTGATATTCTTTTTGATCAATATGGCTTCAAGCGCATTTGCCGCGTTTCTTGCCACCTGCGCAAGATTCGCGTAATCCGTATTGAGGCGCATTTTGCCGCTTTCGAGTTTGGCTATATCAAGAATATCGTTGATCATGGAAAGCAGTTTCTGACTCGACCGATCCATGGTGTCAAGCATTTTTTTCTGCTGGGCGGTGACCGGTCCGCCGACGCCGTCCTGCAAAAATTTCAGAAACCCGCGGATGGACGTCATGGGATTCCTTAAATCATGGGTGATAGAGTGAAGGAATATATCCTTCATGTTGTCTATCTCTTTTTCAAGCGTTATGTCTCTTAGTATCGCCACGACGCCTATGCTGGTTTTTTTCTGCGGGTGAAGAACCATATTGGACGAAGCCGTGTAGTAACTGATGGCGTTGGGGGCCGCTATCGACACTTCGCGGGGCACCGATGCCGGATTGCTGACGGCGTTTTCAAATGCCGCGCGCATACTCGCGTCGGACAGGAAATTCCACACGGGCTCTCCGAGAGCTCTGTCGCCGAGGCCCAGAAGTTTTTTGGCCGCGGAGTTGTAGAGTTCTATTCTTCCCTCGGTGTCGGTCATAATAAGGGCGTCGGTCATGGCCAGTATGACGGCCTCCGTTTTTGTTTTTTCGGAGATAAGTTTGTCCACTTGCATTTCGTCGTAACGCATAATTTCCACGGCCATCTCGCCGAACGAACTCGACAGTTCCTCTATCTCGTCTCCCGTTTTTATTTTGGCCAGCGCGGGAGCGACCTCAAAATCCCGCTTCGATATTTTCCGCGCGGCCTCACTGAGGCGCAGTATGGGCAGGGTTAATCCTCTGGCTATGAAAAATGCCAGTATCGCCGCGGCTAAAACGCTGATAAGCGTAAGATACAGCGTATCCTTCTTCATTCTCTCGACGGATATGTACGCCTCGTCCTTGTCCTGCTGCACCACCACGCCCCATCCGGTTTCTTTCACCGAGGTGAAAGCGCCCACCGCCGACTTGCCTCCGGGCAGCACGTATTCCGACGAGCCGACGGAATCCGATGTCAGAGAATTTTTTACGATATCGAGTTTGGCTATATCTTCGAGCCGCGCGCCGGATTTTCCGGGGATTATTTTTTGGGCGGCGTCATCGTATGCCGGAAGAAAAATTCTTCCGGCGGAGTTGACCACAAACACTACGCCGGATTTGGCGAAACCCGCGCGCGACACATAGTCGTTGAGTTGTTGAAGAGAAATTTTTACGTATAGCGAATGAGTATCGGTGAGAGGATAAAATTTGCCGACTATGTGCGGGCGGTCGGTTATTTCTGTCGACATCTCGGGGACGCGGCTTGCGATGAATCTTTTGAAAAGATCTTCGCCGGAATGGTCTACCAGCGACGGATTGGCGTCTCTGTCCGGATTGTATGCTTTCAGCAGTTCCCTGCCCTTATTGTCCACTACGGCAATCGAGACGAAACTCGGGTTGGTGTCCAGAAGCACTTGCAGTATGCTGTGTTTTTCCCGCCAGTCGATATTCGCCCGCAAACTTCGCGCGGCTATCTTTATTTCCCTGTTGATTTCTTCCCAGTAATCCGATATTTTTTGCGCCGCGGATTCGGCCAGCGTGGTGTGGATTTCAAGAATCGCGTCCTGCATTCCCACGCGGTTTATGTTGATAGTGCGCATGCCGATAATGGCCGCCGGCATTGTTGCGATGGCGACCATTATGAGGGCAAGTTTCGGGAATAATTTCAGTTTGAACATATAATAAAGAAGTGAATAGTGATTAGTGAATAGTGGCGAGTAGAAGCGAAAAAGAGTTTTTACTATCCACTAAACACTATTCACCAACCACTTTTTTATCGTATCTCGTCGAGACGTTTTAGGGCGATTTCAACCGTGAGTCCGAAATCGGCCTTATACGCTACGGGAACTTGTTTGTTCGACGGCAGTCGCAGCGCAAGGAAATTCATCGCCGCGCCTCCGCGTCTTATCTCAAAGTGCAGGTGCGGGCCCGTTGCGACGCCCGTCGAGCCGACGTAGCCGATGATCTGACTCTGCCGGACTCTCGATCCACGGGCTATTTTAGCAAATCTCGACAGGTGACCGTAGTATGTTTCGTAACCGTTCGGATGGCGCACGCGCACGAGATTTCCGTATCCGCCGGAATAGCCCTTGAAGGATAACGTTCCGTCCCCTATGGAAGAGACGGGCGTGCCCGCCGGCGCCACATAATCGACGCCGTGATGCGGGCGGTATATCCTTAAAACCGGATGGTAGCGATTTCTGGAAAAATAAGACGATATCCGTCTGTAACTCAGCGGAGCCCTCAAAAAAGCCAGCCGCAGCGATTTGCCGTCGGGGGAATAGTAATCGTAGTCGAGGTCTCCGTTTCCGAAACCCACGGCGACGAATTTTTCCGAGCGGTTGATGTATTCCGCCGCGACGATTTTCTCTATTATCCGGCGTTTCTGCCGCTCCCCGCTCCCCGCGACTTTTTCCGACCAGATTATCTTAAACTCGTCGCCTTCGCGCGTGTCGGTCAGAAAGTCCACCTGCCAGGAGAACAGTTCCGCGAACCTTATTATGAGTTCGCCGTCGATACCGCGCGAGGCCATCGCTTCCCAAAGCG from Elusimicrobia bacterium HGW-Elusimicrobia-1 encodes:
- a CDS encoding diguanylate cyclase response regulator, which gives rise to MTNAKIFIADDDAEILDLLIYTLESEHYTVVTASDGDTALRKIVEEKPDLIILDVNMPGMSGFEVCQKVRENSDICLTPVIILSSLAKTKDRITGIKLGADEYLTKPFEPFELAARVEGLLKRARESLAASPLTGLPGNVSIETEIKNRLAGAEEFCVIYSDLDHFKSYNDRYGFDRGDAVIKLVSTIFRTAVAEEGNSKDFIGHIGGDDFVVVTTPDKCRGIAQKIAAVFGALIINQYDTDARKNGFVSGKDRAGAPAQFPIMTISTGCAKVVPGKFPHYSLVVEKARELLKTAKTQTGNSLVCE
- a CDS encoding peptidase M23 translates to MMKNFLAVGIFCAAIISAGCSRAPETITVEHTVSSGETLSASLSDNAITPATIAEISYNLQKVFNLRRSREGDYYKVVTSTDGMLISFSYYPQRGFEYYEIAAGDDGKFAAEGLAMDVKTTTMTARGEVKSSLWEAMASRGIDGELIIRFAELFSWQVDFLTDTREGDEFKIIWSEKVAGSGERQKRRIIEKIVAAEYINRSEKFVAVGFGNGDLDYDYYSPDGKSLRLAFLRAPLSYRRISSYFSRNRYHPVLRIYRPHHGVDYVAPAGTPVSSIGDGTLSFKGYSGGYGNLVRVRHPNGYETYYGHLSRFAKIARGSRVRQSQIIGYVGSTGVATGPHLHFEIRRGGAAMNFLALRLPSNKQVPVAYKADFGLTVEIALKRLDEIR